The following proteins are co-located in the Gloeocapsa sp. PCC 7428 genome:
- the tilS gene encoding tRNA lysidine(34) synthetase TilS has product MACSDWSLLHAKVHRTLRSRCLLPRDRRILVAVSGGQDSLCLMKLLLDLQSKWRWHLGIAHCNHQWRSDAAANATYVAQLAQAWNTPFYSETTDRVLRSEAAARQWRYQALSAIAQKHQYQYIVTGHTASDRAETLLYNLIRGSGADGLQSLTWYRALTPEISLVRPLLEVTREETAQFCQDMQLEVWEDSTNQDLKYARNRIRQELLPYLHQFNPKVEQTLAQTAEIFHAEVEYLESVAHQLQQKATITNDDATVKLDCFVLRNAPLALQRRVIRRVLQQTLQTAPSFVQIEKIITLITAPNGSQTDPLPGGAIAQIKQNCLWIYSSVVEEK; this is encoded by the coding sequence ATGGCTTGCTCAGATTGGAGTTTATTACACGCCAAAGTGCATCGGACATTGCGATCGCGTTGTCTTTTACCGCGCGATCGGCGGATACTTGTTGCTGTTTCAGGCGGACAAGATTCGCTGTGCTTAATGAAACTCCTTCTAGATTTACAATCTAAATGGCGATGGCATTTAGGCATTGCGCACTGTAATCATCAATGGCGTAGCGACGCCGCAGCAAATGCTACCTACGTAGCTCAACTAGCACAAGCATGGAACACACCATTCTACAGCGAAACTACTGATCGCGTATTACGTAGCGAAGCCGCAGCCAGACAATGGCGCTATCAAGCTTTGAGTGCGATCGCACAGAAACACCAATACCAATACATTGTTACAGGTCATACAGCCAGCGATCGCGCCGAAACTTTGCTATATAACTTAATTCGCGGGAGTGGTGCGGATGGTTTGCAATCTCTCACGTGGTACCGCGCGCTAACGCCAGAGATTAGCTTAGTACGTCCTCTATTAGAAGTAACGCGGGAGGAAACAGCACAATTCTGTCAAGATATGCAATTAGAGGTTTGGGAAGACTCTACTAACCAAGACCTCAAATATGCGCGAAATCGAATTCGCCAAGAACTGCTACCATATTTGCATCAATTTAATCCCAAAGTTGAGCAAACTTTAGCTCAGACCGCAGAAATTTTCCATGCAGAGGTAGAATACCTAGAATCAGTCGCGCACCAACTTCAACAGAAGGCAACAATCACAAACGATGATGCAACGGTTAAACTCGATTGCTTTGTTCTACGTAATGCACCTTTAGCTTTACAACGCCGCGTCATTCGGCGAGTGTTGCAACAAACCTTACAAACTGCGCCTAGCTTTGTGCAAATTGAAAAAATCATAACCTTGATAACAGCCCCAAATGGTTCGCAAACTGATCCATTACCTGGAGGGGCGATCGCCCAAATCAAACAAAACTGTCTTTGGATTTACAGCAGCGTGGTAGAAGAAAAATAA
- the ccsB gene encoding c-type cytochrome biogenesis protein CcsB: MNLVLLQNLLDNASFAILFVTMLIYWIGAAFPNISYLPALGTAGMAIANLCMATLLGARWLEAGYFPISNLYESLFFLTWGMTTVHLIAENNTRSRLVGVVTAPVAMGITAFAALTLPNDMQSAAPLVPALKSNWLMMHVSVMMLSYAALMVGSLLAIAFLVVTRGQKVVLQGSSVGTGGYRNNGYSLHKAGELVKPTEEVNSANGVATFQSNGSSTAVIEAVTTIQTPTTVSSEPLSPQRLSLADTLDNISYRIIGLGFPLLTIGIIAGAVWANEAWGSYWSWDPKETWALITWLVFAAYLHARITRGWQGRRPAILAATGFVVVWVCYLGVNLLGKGLHSYGWFF; this comes from the coding sequence ATGAATCTCGTTTTACTACAGAACTTATTAGACAATGCTTCGTTTGCGATTCTCTTTGTGACAATGTTGATCTATTGGATCGGAGCAGCATTTCCAAATATCAGCTATCTTCCAGCGTTAGGAACCGCAGGAATGGCGATCGCAAATTTGTGTATGGCTACCTTGTTAGGCGCAAGATGGTTAGAAGCTGGATACTTTCCCATCAGTAATTTATATGAATCTTTATTTTTTCTCACTTGGGGAATGACAACCGTCCATCTGATTGCCGAAAATAATACTCGCAGTCGCTTAGTAGGAGTTGTCACAGCGCCCGTTGCGATGGGAATTACGGCTTTTGCTGCGCTCACATTACCTAACGATATGCAATCTGCTGCGCCTTTAGTTCCAGCATTAAAGTCAAATTGGCTGATGATGCACGTCAGCGTGATGATGTTGAGTTATGCAGCCTTGATGGTTGGTTCGCTTTTGGCGATCGCGTTTCTTGTCGTCACTCGCGGTCAAAAAGTTGTCCTTCAAGGTAGTTCAGTAGGAACTGGTGGTTATCGCAACAATGGTTATAGTTTGCACAAAGCGGGTGAGTTAGTTAAGCCAACCGAGGAAGTTAATTCAGCTAACGGCGTTGCAACTTTTCAAAGTAATGGTAGCAGTACCGCAGTGATTGAGGCAGTGACAACAATTCAAACTCCAACTACGGTTTCTTCCGAACCCCTCTCACCTCAGCGCCTCAGCTTAGCAGACACGCTCGATAATATTAGCTACCGTATAATTGGTTTAGGTTTTCCACTACTTACAATCGGTATCATTGCGGGTGCAGTTTGGGCAAACGAAGCTTGGGGTTCTTACTGGAGTTGGGACCCGAAAGAAACTTGGGCGTTGATTACGTGGCTTGTGTTTGCAGCTTATCTTCATGCACGAATTACTCGTGGTTGGCAAGGACGCCGCCCAGCAATTCTAGCAGCAACTGGTTTTGTTGTCGTTTGGGTTTGCTACCTGGGTGTGAATCTTTTGGGTAAAGGTCTACATTCTTACGGTTGGTTTTTCTGA